GTGCATTTAAAGTGAACCTGCTGTATGTTACACAATAAAAGTCTGGGATTGTTTCCATAGGTATAACTCGTGCTTTTGTTTCCTTCAGCACCGCTGTAAGATGGGAAAGAGTTGTAAGGTGGTAGTATGTGGGCAGCACTTCGTAGGAAAAACAGCCATTTTAGAACAGCTGTTGTATGGAAACCATGTGGCTGGTAAGTAAATATAAAGGTCTGCACAAAAGCACTATCTTCTTCCTTTTAACATTAAATTAATTCTGTTTTGTGGTGGTTATGTGCAATTAAAGTTAGTTAATTCTGCTGAGGCAgtaaacacaacacaacacatgcAAATTTAAATCACACCATGGAGTTTCTTACATATTTCCAACAACTATACTCACTCTGCTTTTCCATTTGATGTCATGTACACTGACTGAAACAGCTGTTTACACTGTTCAGCAACAACATTTAAACCACTTACAGGTGAAGTGAATGATTATATCAATACAATGCCACGTATTAATGGGTTGGATATATTAGGCACAAGTGACCAGTCAATTCTTAAATTTTATGTGTTTGACGCAGGAAAAAATGGACAAGTGAAAAATGATTACTTTGACAAGGGCAAAAAtaatgatggctagatgactgggtcagagccgCTCCAAAACTGCAGGTCTTGTGGGGTGTTACCAGTTTGCAGAGGTTAGTACCTACCCCAAGTCGTGCAAGGAAGGTCGTCGGTGAACCGGCATCAGGATCATGGGCGCCCAAaacacattgatgcacatggggagcggaGTCTACACCTTATAGCAGAGAGCTGGACGAATATGTTCTCGTGGCTTCATGTCTCTTATCACCCATATTTCTTAGAAGACATCATTGTGTATCTTTGAGTTTGTGTTTCTCAGTAATCTGCATGTTGTTCTCCTCATTTGGTGAGGTGCATCTCCCTATATACATGGCATTCATAAAATTACTCCAACATCCTAATTTAATAATTTACCAGGGCCGATACATGGACTGGGTCTGGCAAGGAATGTAAAATTTGGGGTGTCCGTTTGTACCCTTGAGTCATTGCTCCACAGAATCTGTTGTTGTGCAACTTATATGCTGTTTGTTTATATCTATATTAAGTGCATACACACCTGCCTCTTACTATATCCATAATGGGTTATATCCATAACTTACTATCTatggatataatatatttttcaggCTCTGATACCATAGAGACCCAAGAGGATATATACATTGGATCAGTTGAGACGGATCGTGGAGTACGTGAGCAAGTTCGATTTTATGACACACGAGGATTAAGAGATGGAGTTGAACTACCCAAACACTGTTTCTCAGGCACAGATGGGTATGTTCTGGTTTACAGTGTGGACAACAAAGACTCTTTTAAGCGCCTTGAAGCCctaaagaaagagatagataggtCCAAGGATAAGAAAGAGGTATGCAAATAATTTATCTAATCATTTGTTacggggacactgtaggcaccaaaactactttatcttgatgaagtggttttggtgtatcgagcatgccactgcagtctcaattctcaattttctgccatttcaaAATGTATGCATCCCCTAGCTGTCACTCACAAAGCCTCCCTGCATACATCCTGAAAAACAAGTGTAAAGATTTTAGACTTTCCTCATAGCACAAtatgttttatttgtaatttattttcctCTGTTCTGTTAATTGCCTGCAGGTGCCTCTTAAttgaacacactgtgctgtcaatgaaaagtattttttttttcatggatactgtatgagtcacagccaggggaggtctggctaggactgcataaacaaagtgatataactctcaaatgacagataattgagcagggGTATGATTTGTACACCAAAAGCATAATGTGTACAccaaatttttttgttgttgcctaTAGCGTCCCTTGAAGCATATTTGTCCATAAATGTTTGGATTACAGATATTCTTTGTGCAATCTAATTAGAAGTTACTTAATGAATAAATTTTCTTCTTCATATATggtaaaaggacactataagtaccaaaacaactttaatttaatgaagccattttgttGTATAGATTGTCACGAACATACCCAAGTGTATGCGCGACTTGGTTCTTGGTTAaaattcactatttgtctgcactagaccagaaataatgataaaaatcccccttaacaccacctacacttaattataataatataaatattaatattttataacaCTGCCACCACCCAGACAATTCATGAATGAGGTGCCTTGTTCCCACTAGCAAATTAGACTAAAACTGAACAAAGTAAGATTTAACAAAATATCTGTGATTTCAAATTACTAATTAAGTGGTCTAATCAGGTAACCTGCGTATTTACCTGACAAAGGAAGAACTTAATAATGGcatatttattatgaacaaaaccATAGTCACGGTGCatataaaaaacagataacacattatttaaaccaacaacagatacaaataaaaaggagaaattaaCAAAAGTCCCAATTACTcacatatattctttttttttttttgtaaatcaagtTTTTATTGATAGAAAAATAGGTTAGAGGTGGGCACGCAGGCCCTCAGGGAACATTTGGTGAAACATGTAGTAGGTTAACATTTTTACAGGTAACATAGGTGTATACAAGTGTAAACAGGGTTCGATTTTATAGCATTGCCATGTATCAATAATTTTACGAGATCTGTTCCTGAGTTATAGTCAGAGCACAAAGGGTCTGGGCGTCAACATGTTTTGAGGCCTGGAGCATACAGATGTTTTAGGGTGGGATGGGTGTACTAACGGCCATAGGTATTAAACAGGTGGTGTTCATTGGTCACGTTGGGTTCCCAGACCGTCGTCTGTAAGGGTATGTCGTGCGGGGTAGTTCTAAAAGGGAGGTGTGATCTACCTGGAgatcatgtgggggggggggcttgatGGGGTATTGTTAGGTGTTGGTATTAGGATAGTGGaagtagcgggggggggggggtgggtgtgaTCCGTGTGGGTCGAGTTTGTGTGATCAGTCTCCTCCTATCTTGCCACATTCTATTATGTATTGGCTTCGCACTTTGGGCGTTTGCGGCTCTCCCCCGAGGGTGGGCATAGGTGGAAAAATGTAGGGGTGCTGCTACTCGATCTAGTTCGGTGATGGTTATATGGCCAGGGAGGGTGGTCTGTGTCCAAGTGGAAGCACTGACTGTTCCTGTGGTTGTGTTATGGCATGACGGGGGTGAAGAGTGGATAGGTATGCCTGGTAATGCGTGGTGCGATGTGATCTTGGACCGAACTCGTCCGTGGCGTTTCGGGGAGAGGTGGTGTGGaagtctagtgtgtgtatgttgcggAACCTCAGGGCGGCTGCACACGTCCCAGGGCCTTGTCGCAAAGTTGTTCCCTCGGGATGTATGTTCCCCAGTGGTGTCCGTGTGAGGCGCCCCTCGTTGTGTTCCCTGCGAGGGTGTGGGCTATGTCTCTAGGGGTCTTCCTGTAGTCGCGTTCAAATGTGGTCTAGGAAGGTCACTGTAAGGGGTATAGGTTCAAGTGCTCGTCCAGTCGGTAGGGGCGTTTCTGTCTCTCGGTCGTTTGTGTCAAGTATGTGTTATATTAGCGTCacagtctgcatgagtgggtgtGATATAGTGGTCTCGGGTTGTGTTGTGTGTATCGTAGGTGTCGTGGACGTGTAACTGTCCCACGGCCCGTCTGCGTCCCGAGCACCACTTATGGTCTTGCCCGGTAGGTGTACCATGGTGACCAGGCTTCAGCAAATTGTGTCTCCCTGCCCGTCAGTTCCGCTTTTAGGGCTTCGGCAGATCTGATATCCTCGACTCTGCGGATCCATTCTTCCCTTGTGGGGATGCTTGTCTTCTTCCAGTATACCGGTATGAGTGATTTGGCTGCGTTGAGTAGGTGGCGTAGGATAGACTTTTTGTAGGCAGATACTGGTTGGGAGGAGATGTGTAATAAGGCTAATTCTACCGACCAGTCAAGGTTATCACCCAGGATTAATTGAATGTCGGTTTTAGTTCGGTTCCAGTAGGGAGCAATCTGTTCACAGTCCCACCATAGGTGTTGCATGGTGCCCCTGTcctcctggcatctccagcacgttgGCGGTGTGGTGGGAAAGATTCTGTGGAGTAACACTGGTGTGCGATACCACATGGAGAGtaatttataatttacctcttggTAGTGGGAACTAGAGGAGCTTTTATGCTGCCATATCAAGGCCTTGTCCCATTGCGTTGATGTAAAGGTCTTATTCATGGCCTGTTCCCAGTGTCGTTTAAAGGTGTTATTTTCCAGTTCGGGGCTGGTTAGTAGATGTTGGTAGAGTTTTGAGATAGCATTTTCCAATGGGGTGCCCTGAGAGCACAACTTCTCGTACCAGGTTAAGTCTCTGTGGAGCCTATCTTTGTGTGGGATTGCGTCATAGTAGTGCTTTAGCTGCATGTATCTGAAGACTGCCATATGTGAGCGTGGTCGTGTGTCCAGTAGGGAGTCCAAGGATCTCAGACTGCCGTTCCTAGTGGCTTTGTATATTGGGATGTAGTCTGTTTCGCCCATGAAAGACCAGGCAGTTGGCGGCAGTCCGCCCCCTATGTCGGGATTATGGGCGATGGGTAACAAGGGGCTGGGGGTAGGGGAAATTTGTGTCGCCTCCCTGAGGGTTTCCCATGTGAGGAGGGTTTGTGTGATCGGGTCGCTATCTACGTTCCTGTTGGTCCTCGTTGCTTGCTTCCTCCAGATTGCCGCTTTCAGGTCGGTGTCCCTGCCTTCTCGATCCAGGAGcacccattgtttggtcgtcTCATTGTCATGCCACTCCAGGATCCTCTGTAACGTAGCTGCTTGGTGATATTTTCTGAAGTCGGGGAGTGCTAAGCCCCCCCTGTGTCTAGGCCTGCAGAGAATGTCGTGGCGTATCCTggacctctcccccctccatacaTATTTGATGACCGCAGATTTTAGGGACGAAAAGAATTTGGCTGGTAGGGCTATCGGTATAGTCTGGAACAGGTATAGGATCCTtggcaggatattcattttaaggacCGCTATCCTGCCGTGCCACGagatgtatgggtgggaccatttCTGTAAGTCGTTTTCGATGCTCGACCGGAGTTTTGTAAAATTGCGCGGGTATATGTCCTGGTCGTCCGCGGTGACCCAGATGCCCAAGTATCGCATCTCCACTGTGCACCACCGGAATGGGAATTGTGAACTGAGGGCCGAGTATTCCGCCCGGGGAGTGGTGACATTGAGCGTTTCACATTTCGCCAAATTGAGTTTGAACCCCGATATTCGGCCGAACCTGTCCATCTCCGAGAGTACACACGGCAGTGTGATTCGAggttgtgagataaagaacagaaGGTCATCCGCGTAGGCAGCCACCTTATGTTCCGTGCCCTGCCAGGTGTAGCCGTGGATGTCTGGACAGTCCCGGATCGCCTGCAGGAGTGGTTCTAATGCGAGTGCAAACAGGAGCggcgacagggggcagccctgtctggtcccatttGCGATACCAAAGCTGGCCGTCAGCGCTCCATTGACCCTAACCGCCGCTCTCGGCTTACTGTATAAAGCCTTGATCCACGTCATAGTCCTCTGACCAAAGCCCAAATATTGCAGTGTATGGAACATGTAGTCccagttgacccggtcaaatgccttctcggcgtccgtAGATAGTAGAAGGAGCTGTTTCTGATGTTTCCGTGCATGGTGTTGAATGGAAAATAGTCGTAGCGTGCTGTCTCGTGCTTCCCGGCCTGGGATGAACCCCGTTTGGTCCACGTGGACCAGGCTCGGTAGTGTCTTTTGGAGTCTGGTCGCCAGTACTTTCGTCAGGAGTTTGGTGTCTACATTCAGTAGGGAAATCGGACGATAGCTGCCGCATTGTTCCGGATCTTTGCCGGGTTTAAGCAGGACTGTGATTGTCGCCGTCAGGGATTCCGTACCGAAGCTGCCTCCGTCTGCGACTCTGTTGATCGCCTTCATTAGCCAGGGCAAGAGTATCTCGGCGAAGTGTTTATAGTATCCCGTGGAGAATCCATCCGGGCCAGGAGCTCGTCCAGCTTTCGTGTTCTTCAGTGCTGCAGCCAGGTCTTCTGTAGTAATTGGTTCGTCTAGTGCGGTCACTGCTTCAGGGTTCAGCCGTTTTCGTACGTTGCTCTCCAAGTATGCTCTGGCGAGTGTCGAGGATTCTTGTCTGCGCGTCGGGCTCTCCGAGGTGCGGAGGTTATAGAGAGCATTGTAGTATTCCCGAAATTCATTAGCTATTTCTTCCGGGTACGGGGATGTGCTGCCGTTTGTTAGTCGTAGCTTTCTCACCTGGGTGCGGGGTGTGTCTCCTTTCAAAAGGTGTGCGAGGAGCTTTCCACCTTTATTCGCGTGGGCATAGAAGAATGATTTAGATCTCTGAAGTGATCGGTGGTATCTCTGTGTGAGTAGGGTCAGTAGATGTTGCCTGGCTTCTGTCAGTGCATCGTAGGTCGCGGACAGCTGGGAGTGTTTATGTTGCATTTCTAGGCGTGTGATGGATTTGTACGCTTCAGCCATCGCGTTGGTCAGGTCTTTCCGTTTTCGCGTAGCGATACTGATTAGAGTGCCTCGAATCACGCTCTTATGAGCTTCCCACACCGTTACCGGGGACATCTCGTCCGTCCCGTTTTCGGTGAAATAAGATCCCAAGGCCCGTGAGATTTCCCCTCTCACTCCGGCGTCTTGGAGTAGTGATTCGTTCAGTCGCCACGTCCAAGTTGCTGGCTTAAATAGTGGGGATTCTAGTTCCACCAGGACCgggccatggtctgaccatgagGCCGGTTCTATGTTGGCCGACCGTAGACGAGAGAGTCCGTCTTGTTTGACGAACACGTAGTCTATTCGGGAATATCGGTTGTGTATCACCGAATAGTGTGTATAGTCTTTGACGGAGGGGTGGgtcgctctccagcagtctactaaAGTCAATTTGTCCAAAGATTTGCGGATGGTCCTGATGCGGGCCTGGGATAGGCAACTGTGGACAGTAGAGGAGTCCATGAGAGGGTCTAGGGGAGCATTAAAATCTCCGCCCACTATCAGCGCCCCTTCTGAGAAATCGTGGAGCTTGTCCAGTGTCCCACGTAGGAATTGCGATTGTTTCGAGTTGGGTGCATATATGGTTGCGAGGGTGTATAGCCTGTCGGCTATTGTGCCTTTCAGAAAGAGGTAGCGACCGTTTCCGTCGGCCATTCTATCTAACTCCTGAAAGCCCAGATTCGCAGCTAGGAGAATCGCTACCCCCGCTCGGCGAGCCTCTGGGTGGTTGTTACAATAGCTCACCGGGTAGTGGGGGCTCCTAAGTTTGGGGGCCGCGTTCTccctgaagtgggtttcctgcaaCATTGCTATCGAAACGTGTTTTTGTCGCAGGGATCGTAAAAGGTGGGAACGGCGTTCCGGTATATTAAGCCCTCTGCAGTTGATGGTCATGACGGACAGGGGTGCACTGCTGTATGCCATAGCGCTTTCGTGGCCCCTTGTCCGGTACGCGAATGGATTGTTCGGGCGAGACGGGCAGTCGGGAAAGCAGTGGCAGTTAGTAATGTCAGGAGTGTGACTATGAGGCGTACCGTCTGATGTGTCTAGTTTAGTCCTGAGTATAGTCAGGGGGACAGGGGTCCCTCGGGTCTCGGTGTGAGGTCGACTCTCGTGGGGGTGTCCCTGCTAGCTATCTTTGCTTGGCTAGGACGTGCGCAGTCGCCGCCAGGGATAGTGTGGGTGGAAGTAAGTATGTGcgggtgtgtatgggggggggggggggtgtgagggATGTGTGCAATGGGTTGTagtggagaggggggggaagatAAGGGAAAGATTAGGGTGGAATAAGTTAAAATAAGGGCGAGTCAGGTGTGCTCGCCCTCAGGGGAGCGTCCCCAGCGGGGGTGAAGGTACCCCGCTATCTCCTAGAAAAGGAGAGTCACTAGCGCCAAGCTTCCCTCCGATGGCCAGATCGGTAGGTGGGAGACCTGGTGCTCCTCTGGGGGTTTTTGCGCCGGTGGTAGTGTAGAGCAGTGGTTGGATTTCCGTCCAGGagttgtgtgatctgggtgttaTAGATAAGTCTGGTTCCAGTTTTATACGCTCCGTCCAGTACCCTGCCCTAGTGTGTAGTCGTGGGTAAGGTCACCTTAGAGGGGATCAAACAACGTCATAGCATTTCAAACATCGTGAGTATATGCAGTTATAATAGCAGCAATAGCAATAAcaacagcaataataataataacaaccggTAGCCTCCCTTTCCCGCCCCATCCGTAGAAGCTACCTTACAGGCAGTTATTCCAGTTCCCCACCCCCTGGGTCGACCCCTGTGGCCTTTGTCCCTGCAACCCGCCCAGTGTTGTGCGCCGGTGGTGAGTGTATTCTATTGTCTATATGGGAGTTAAGGGTGTGGGTTAGCTGTGGTTGGCTAGCGTTTTATCCTAGTCCCAAGATACATGTGAGGCTCGCTAGGGGTCATACATGAGCGGGTTCCAGGTGTCCGTCCCGTGAAATCTACTGCACTTAGGTCACTCCCTGCAGCATCTATAGTATTAACCAGGTTGTCTGTGCCCCACCGCTTTTAAACCAGTGTTAGTTGCCCCGGTGTCCAGTTCTGTACCCAGTCTGACATCCCCATTCAGAGAGTAGGAGGTGTAAAATAACAACATTAGATATGACGGGCAAATAAACATATAAAGGGATATATTAGCGAAACATGTATATGACAATATGGTAGTTGTGGGTACTTAGCAATTGCGGATAGTCTCAGGATCCAGCTGTTGAAAATGTCCCATAGATCTGTCAAAGCAGCGGTGTTCAATGTTGTTTCCTGCGTAACAGCGTCCCATGTGTCAACGGTGGAGAGGAGGGCAACAGTGATGACATCTGGACAGGGACCAGGCAGTCCATGAACCCctattcccccttcccctcccaccccAACATGGTTGAACCCTTGGGCCCTTGTATACACTTTTGGATGAGGGTTTGGGTGTCCGGGGCCGTAGAGGGGAATGAAAAACGAGGTCATCGGTGCAGCATGTGCGATGGGGTCAGAGCTGTGCAAGTCCGTAGGTCCATGGAGATGGGGCGTCTAGTACCCAGCCGGGGGCACCAGCAACGTTCTTGTGGCGGGTTTCGGGCAAGTCAGAATATTTGGCAACGGTAGTCCAGTGTCGAGTTACAGTTCCGTGTAGACATCAGAGAGATGTGCAGTTCTGGGTTAGTAGGCCGTAAGGCATCACGGGGTAGGGGTAGTTCCAGGGTGCGTGGGGTGGAAGTTATCCGATGGGGCAACGTTATCGCTGGTTGTCATTAGTCTTGTCCCCCTCTTTCTTCCCGGCGGTGGCGGggtggttccagtggggaccggccCCTGCGTCGACGTGACGCTCGTGGTGGTCTCGGGCCCGCCTCCAGCGGACCCAACACCCAGTCCGGTACAGTCACATGTGGTAGGCCGAGGTCTTCTAGGAATTTGGGGATCTCTTCCGGCCAGTGAATGGCTATCCACCCGTTTTGGTGTTTCGCCATAAGGGcgaatgggaagccccatttgtacgcAATGTTGCGTTCACTAAGGAGTGTGGTGATGGGTCTTAGTGCTCTTCTAGCCTCTAGGGTTATTGGGGACAGGTCATTGAATAAAGATACATGAGCCCCTTTGTAGTCCCATGTGCGTTGGGATCTGGCCGCTTTCATGATGGCATCCTTGACTGCAAATGAGTGTAAGCAGCAGATGATGTCCCTAGGGCTGTCGTCTAAGGAGCGGGGTCTGAGTGCTCTGTGTGCCCTGTCATACCTGATCTCCATGGTgttagtgtcgggcaaaatcaggCGGAACAGGGCCGTCAGCTCGGTCTCAACTTGTTCCTCGCCATCTGCTTCTGGCAGGCCGCGTATCCGTATATTGCAGCGGCGTCCGCGGTTGTCTAGGTCCTCTGTTGTTCTCCGCAGTTGTAGGAGCATAGTGCCTTGACGGGCCACCGCTGTATCTGTGGCAGTCAGTCTAGCGTTAATGGCCTCATGGGAGCGCTCCAGGCCTTGCACGCGGGTACCTTGCGCCGCTACTTCCGTTCTAATGCCGGCTATTTCAGCTCGCAGGGCGTCCTGGATGGTCGTGGTCTGTACCAGCAGGTCTGCTTTGGTGACCATGTTGGCTGCTAGGGCGCGGATTTCATCCATGACCCCGTCCAGAGTGGAGGTAGACGGTGCCCCTGACATGGAGGAGGTagacgccattttggggcctCCGGTTTCCTTATGTGAGTCCGCTGGAGAGTGAACGAAATCGTCCATCGGGCCCACCGGTTGTTGTGCTTGGGTTCCCCTTGGGGTTCTCGGAGGGTCCCCCCTGCGATTCCTTCCCATTAGGAGCAGTTTTAGCGTATTAAAAGGGCTTTGTTGggaccggtggagcggagctcgaAGCTTAAGCGTCCATCCTGGTCGgcatccaagccacgccccccctcaCATATATTCTAAAGTGTCTTCTGCCCGGGCCAGAGGTAAGGCTTGCCTATAGGTGGAGGAAAGACGTACCTCTAGGAGCAATAAGTGACttcccacttgtttcatactaacatcaatccaaatagaaacttttgcttttatttttttgcttggcACAGAAATAatgattgcatctatgaatttattGCAAATCCATACATATGACTTCCCAATTATGACCTAATACAGCACACTTTAAAATTCCTTTTCAAATGGTTGCTCTatccatataaagaaaaaaagaaaaggaatgaGTCCCACAGAAAGCACCTAGAAATAACCAACAAACCCAGTGGACAAAAATGAGCCCCAACTGGATGGCCACAACTTTGCCTGAAACCCCGATAGAGAATAAGAACCCTACCGGAGAGTCCGAAGGctaggagaattttttttttaaacaattatggCCTactacaagcatgtcaaactcaaaggctagcacgggccaaataaacaaggttcaagtttatgtgggccgcaaaaatacaaaaacaaaaattttcgtcaaatgtattttttttaaaaaaaagtacagtattaaaaaaaaacagcctccccccctactaaatctcagtcccccctctactaactcccagcaccccctctactaaacccctgaccctgtttttttttgtttagtttttttttaaaaccacaattttagccaacaagcagactccactcacattgctgctgccagtatgcgactctggagtccaacctcctggtatacccccaatggcaccgtccgcaccctgtgccaaagcgtatcctcccgctactcctt
Above is a genomic segment from Pelobates fuscus isolate aPelFus1 chromosome 6, aPelFus1.pri, whole genome shotgun sequence containing:
- the NKIRAS2 gene encoding NF-kappa-B inhibitor-interacting Ras-like protein 2 isoform X2; the protein is MGKSCKVVVCGQHFVGKTAILEQLLYGNHVAGSDTIETQEDIYIGSVETDRGVREQVRFYDTRGLRDGVELPKHCFSGTDGYVLVYSVDNKDSFKRLEALKKEIDRSKDKKEVTIVVLGNKCDLQEEWRVDHESAQQWAKSEKVKLWEVSVSERRTLIEPFIFLASKMTQPQNKSAFPLSRRNKGGGSLDN